From Acidobacteriota bacterium, one genomic window encodes:
- a CDS encoding geranylgeranyl diphosphate reductase — MLVVICGGGPGGAVAAQKLAQSGVETILLEKNFTRIKPCGGAVPPALIREFDIPEHIIERRVQALTVYAPSGQSVQIETSNSFVGMVNREAFDNFLRDRAAQAGALIVEARVETLDATELGAFVTFTTPDGKRKTVQPDCIIGADGVNSLVARKLNLVKGGLQATAVQERFALKSDHIAQLIQRCEIYYDGRFSPDFYSWVYPKADHVVIGTATTVSNANVHIYLETFKQQLGIHDAPMLTETAQIPLRPLKSWTANRAVLIGDAAGLAAPTSGEGIYYAMKSGVMAADAILECSADLRAHKLEDAYQKRFMKEYGATYRQLEALQTAYYQSDEHREALVHLCTDASIRDLAIQSYLFNKRLSPVSIFTSLKLKTKNAVQLTRVKLGHFTGNEKLDKIAK; from the coding sequence ATGCTTGTTGTTATTTGTGGTGGTGGCCCTGGTGGCGCGGTTGCCGCCCAAAAGCTGGCCCAAAGTGGCGTTGAAACCATTCTTCTTGAAAAAAATTTCACCCGGATCAAACCCTGTGGCGGGGCAGTCCCTCCAGCGCTGATCCGCGAATTTGATATTCCAGAACACATCATTGAACGGCGGGTTCAAGCCCTCACGGTTTATGCCCCCTCAGGCCAATCGGTTCAGATAGAGACTTCAAATAGTTTTGTGGGCATGGTCAACCGCGAAGCGTTTGACAATTTCTTGCGGGATCGGGCGGCCCAGGCAGGTGCTTTGATCGTCGAAGCCCGCGTTGAAACACTTGATGCAACAGAACTTGGCGCGTTTGTGACGTTTACAACCCCTGACGGCAAACGGAAAACTGTCCAGCCGGATTGCATCATTGGCGCCGACGGCGTCAATTCTCTGGTCGCCCGAAAACTCAATCTGGTCAAAGGCGGTTTGCAGGCAACGGCTGTCCAGGAACGATTTGCACTCAAGTCTGATCACATTGCCCAGTTGATCCAGCGGTGTGAAATTTATTATGACGGGCGGTTTTCGCCTGATTTCTATAGCTGGGTGTACCCTAAAGCCGACCACGTCGTGATTGGCACCGCCACCACAGTCAGCAATGCCAACGTCCATATCTATCTGGAAACCTTCAAACAGCAGCTTGGCATTCATGACGCACCGATGTTGACTGAAACCGCTCAAATTCCGCTCCGTCCGTTGAAAAGCTGGACCGCCAACCGGGCAGTCTTGATCGGGGACGCTGCTGGCCTGGCAGCGCCAACGTCGGGTGAAGGCATTTATTATGCAATGAAAAGTGGTGTGATGGCGGCAGATGCAATTTTAGAATGCAGCGCTGATTTGCGGGCACATAAGCTGGAAGATGCCTACCAGAAACGATTTATGAAAGAGTACGGCGCAACCTACCGTCAACTTGAAGCTTTACAAACGGCTTACTACCAGAGCGACGAACACCGCGAAGCACTGGTTCACCTGTGCACTGATGCCTCAATTCGTGATCTGGCCATCCAGTCATATCTGTTTAACAAACGCCTTTCACCAGTCTCAATTTTTACTTCATTAAAGCTCAAAACCAAAAACGCTGTTCAGTTGACCAGGGTGAAGCTTGGTCACTTTACCGGGAATGAAAAACTGGACAAAATTGCCAAATGA
- a CDS encoding LptE family protein, translating into MNQPISSKLHYVLRVFHSICLFVLVFVTVGAGPCGYKPAGKGGSLPPNIRTIAIQTFTNESLRYRVEQRFTAALADEILRRGLPIRLTTDTTHADALITGSIRNFGFRGVLVDDQGRIRLYELTITSAVTLRDQTSNRVLFNDQRLQFRGEYQLSDDPRSFFNEEDPAVERMARDFARSVVTSMLEGF; encoded by the coding sequence ATGAATCAACCTATTTCGTCGAAGCTCCACTATGTATTGCGTGTGTTTCACAGCATCTGTTTATTTGTTCTGGTGTTTGTGACGGTCGGTGCTGGCCCCTGCGGATACAAACCAGCCGGGAAAGGTGGTTCATTGCCGCCGAATATCCGCACGATTGCCATTCAGACATTTACCAACGAGAGCCTGCGGTATCGGGTCGAACAACGGTTTACGGCGGCGCTGGCGGATGAAATTCTGCGCCGGGGGTTACCAATCAGGCTCACAACCGATACCACTCACGCCGATGCGCTCATCACCGGGAGCATCCGCAACTTTGGATTTCGAGGGGTACTCGTTGACGATCAGGGCCGTATCCGCCTGTATGAACTCACCATCACTTCAGCCGTGACGCTGCGCGACCAGACCTCCAATCGCGTCCTGTTTAACGATCAACGGCTGCAATTTCGTGGCGAATATCAACTCTCCGATGATCCGCGCTCATTTTTTAACGAAGAAGACCCAGCCGTCGAACGCATGGCCCGCGACTTCGCCCGAAGCGTGGTAACTTCAATGTTAGAGGGATTTTAG
- the rnz gene encoding ribonuclease Z produces MQITFLGTSSGVPTRARNVSSVILSLTQRGEQWMFDCGEGTQHQFFRSNLSISQLRRIFVTHMHGDHTFGLMGLLSSAGLTGRMTKVDLYGPAELKDLIHACQHFTQTQFPYNLNIHPVKPGLVFEDHEYTVTCATLRHRIPAYGYRVQEKDRPGQFLVEKAKALGIPFGPLYGELKRGNSITLADGQTINGAELCGPPKPGRSVVYCTDTIYSESSVRLAKDADVLIHESTYAHEDEPLAHRALHSTTRMAARVALEAGVKQLLLTHFSPRYTNESAITLDDLLKDARSIFPNTELAHDFLVWTVDNSRS; encoded by the coding sequence ATGCAAATCACTTTTCTCGGTACCAGTTCAGGCGTTCCAACTCGGGCACGCAATGTGTCGAGCGTGATCCTGTCGTTGACCCAACGAGGGGAGCAGTGGATGTTTGACTGTGGCGAAGGCACCCAGCATCAGTTTTTTCGCAGCAACCTCAGTATCAGCCAGTTGCGCCGTATTTTCGTCACGCATATGCACGGCGACCACACGTTTGGACTGATGGGCTTGCTTTCCAGCGCTGGTCTGACCGGGCGAATGACCAAAGTTGATTTATATGGACCGGCTGAGTTGAAAGACTTGATCCACGCTTGCCAGCACTTCACGCAGACCCAGTTTCCCTACAATCTCAATATTCACCCGGTGAAACCTGGACTGGTCTTTGAAGACCACGAATACACGGTTACCTGTGCCACGCTCCGGCATCGCATTCCAGCTTATGGCTACCGGGTGCAGGAAAAAGACCGACCCGGTCAGTTTCTGGTCGAAAAAGCAAAGGCGCTGGGGATTCCGTTTGGGCCGCTCTACGGAGAACTCAAACGCGGTAATTCCATCACGCTCGCCGATGGCCAAACCATCAACGGCGCCGAACTCTGTGGTCCTCCCAAGCCGGGCCGGTCAGTGGTGTATTGCACCGACACGATTTATTCCGAATCATCAGTCCGGCTGGCCAAAGATGCGGATGTTTTGATTCACGAAAGTACCTATGCCCACGAAGACGAGCCCCTGGCCCATCGCGCCCTGCATTCAACCACGCGCATGGCCGCCCGTGTCGCCCTCGAAGCCGGTGTGAAACAACTCTTGCTGACACATTTCAGCCCGCGCTACACCAATGAAAGCGCTATCACCCTCGATGATCTGCTCAAAGATGCCCGTTCAATCTTTCCCAATACTGAGCTGGCGCACGATTTTTTGGTGTGGACGGTGGATAATTCAAGATCGTAG
- a CDS encoding GNAT family N-acetyltransferase, producing the protein MEKPKGLKFFVADMMEADLEEVVELEETTGLSRWGYEGYHWDLHYNPMAIMLVARGDEPGAMMRRILGFIVGRVVPSPVEEYDELHINNIATHPDFRRFGVGWELMEEAMARGRIYGAKSVRLEVRASNTAAQLLYYQLGFQSVTRRRNYYYGPTEDAVVMERWL; encoded by the coding sequence ATGGAAAAACCAAAGGGACTCAAGTTTTTTGTGGCGGATATGATGGAAGCCGACCTGGAGGAAGTGGTGGAGCTTGAAGAAACCACCGGGCTGAGTCGCTGGGGGTATGAAGGCTATCATTGGGATCTGCATTACAACCCGATGGCCATCATGCTGGTCGCCCGAGGTGATGAACCGGGAGCCATGATGCGACGCATTCTTGGTTTTATCGTGGGGCGGGTTGTGCCCTCTCCGGTCGAAGAGTATGACGAACTCCATATCAACAACATTGCGACACATCCAGATTTTCGACGATTTGGCGTTGGGTGGGAATTGATGGAGGAAGCCATGGCGCGTGGTCGCATCTATGGCGCCAAAAGTGTCCGGCTGGAGGTTCGGGCTTCAAACACAGCGGCACAGTTGCTCTATTACCAGCTAGGGTTTCAATCCGTCACCCGTCGCCGCAATTACTATTATGGGCCCACGGAAGACGCCGTCGTGATGGAACGCTGGCTGTAA
- a CDS encoding DEAD/DEAH box helicase, with protein MNLSSSELIRLAETLNTSQLRQILSGPAETKSANRKKKAPVEDLSSALPRTLSKLNRMELIVELSIQAQDQPALAHRLVEAVELTPKQLRDWLEEREPKAPKAGLDKIVAVLTRSYQKGHHAAGVPALAVVQLLASGGINQVLKELIEFEKSAGAKAEESLDLHSLMLRRRRREELDQLLAGIGAPEVQPFRPDDFQLEAVDLVLNQDADVMVSAPTGSGKTWIAEQAIRGVLERGQSCWYTSPLKALSNDKFREFSRIFGPENVGIITGDRRVNPDAPLKIGTTEIYRNGLYDAMNGLGFSDRTLSQVRLVVFDEVHYLGDRERGVAWEESIIYTPPDARILMLSATVGNSQELADWVTWTRGVPCHLVYHPDRPVPLRTAFVHTLGRLQPLLSDQDGGTHLHADIIALYSNAFVELEARKNRRRPFYRRFK; from the coding sequence TTGAACCTGTCATCATCTGAACTGATTCGGCTGGCAGAAACGCTCAATACATCGCAACTGCGCCAGATTTTATCTGGCCCGGCGGAGACCAAATCTGCGAACCGAAAGAAAAAAGCACCTGTCGAAGATCTTTCCTCAGCACTCCCCAGAACGCTTTCAAAGCTGAACCGGATGGAATTGATCGTTGAACTTTCAATTCAAGCCCAGGACCAGCCGGCACTTGCCCACCGTCTGGTTGAAGCCGTTGAGTTGACTCCCAAACAGTTGCGCGACTGGCTTGAAGAACGCGAACCAAAAGCCCCGAAAGCGGGTCTGGATAAAATTGTGGCCGTGCTGACCCGGTCATATCAAAAAGGCCACCATGCCGCCGGTGTGCCAGCTTTGGCGGTCGTCCAGTTGCTGGCATCGGGCGGGATCAATCAGGTGTTAAAGGAACTGATTGAATTTGAAAAATCAGCCGGCGCCAAAGCTGAGGAATCGCTTGATTTGCATTCGTTGATGCTCCGCCGTCGGCGCCGGGAAGAACTTGATCAGTTGCTGGCTGGAATTGGGGCGCCGGAAGTTCAGCCGTTTCGGCCTGACGATTTTCAACTTGAAGCGGTTGACCTGGTTTTGAATCAGGATGCGGATGTTATGGTTTCAGCACCAACCGGCTCGGGAAAGACCTGGATTGCCGAGCAGGCCATCCGTGGGGTATTGGAGCGCGGTCAATCCTGCTGGTATACCTCTCCACTCAAAGCCCTTTCCAATGACAAATTTCGGGAATTCAGTCGCATTTTCGGCCCCGAAAACGTTGGCATCATCACTGGTGATCGGCGGGTCAACCCGGATGCTCCGCTCAAAATCGGTACGACCGAGATTTACCGCAATGGCCTCTATGACGCCATGAACGGCCTTGGGTTTTCAGACCGGACTCTCAGCCAGGTTCGGCTGGTCGTGTTTGATGAAGTTCATTATCTGGGGGACCGCGAACGTGGCGTAGCCTGGGAAGAATCAATCATTTATACCCCGCCTGACGCCCGCATTCTGATGCTTTCGGCCACGGTTGGAAACTCGCAGGAACTGGCCGATTGGGTGACCTGGACGCGTGGCGTTCCCTGTCATCTGGTGTACCATCCAGATCGCCCGGTGCCGCTACGAACTGCCTTTGTTCACACCCTGGGACGGCTCCAGCCACTCTTGTCCGATCAAGATGGGGGAACACATTTGCACGCTGATATCATTGCTCTGTACAGTAACGCCTTTGTCGAATTGGAAGCCCGAAAGAACCGCCGCCGACCATTCTATCGCCGATTTAAGTAG
- the tsaB gene encoding tRNA (adenosine(37)-N6)-threonylcarbamoyltransferase complex dimerization subunit type 1 TsaB, with product MTVSSPPDSPVLLILDTTSTQFSVALVRGSQLLAEFGVVTRQTSSLVISDIDFVLHRAGCAVTELDGFGVLVGPGSFTGLRVGLATIQAMSQALNRPVVTATTLEALTTAVPSFSTPVWAWVVQISYRDEVYAQCFRLESGTGPQPLTEPVAGHKNQIAEIVTVFLRTPPTFAAAGFFTGDAIPTLSGRLQSEADKQHVQFFPLDQASQMNYLIESGGWYCIQSPTFLAPTAARLFLNRWREGKQIGAHEIDACYVRPSEAELKLIQPVESQA from the coding sequence ATGACTGTTTCCTCACCTCCTGATTCCCCTGTACTCCTGATTCTGGACACAACTTCCACCCAATTTAGCGTTGCGCTGGTTCGTGGAAGCCAGCTTCTGGCCGAATTTGGCGTGGTTACCAGGCAAACTTCATCACTGGTGATCAGTGATATTGATTTTGTCTTACACCGCGCCGGTTGTGCTGTGACCGAACTGGACGGATTTGGCGTCCTGGTTGGCCCAGGCAGTTTTACCGGTCTCCGTGTCGGATTGGCTACGATTCAGGCGATGAGCCAGGCCCTGAATCGGCCAGTTGTCACCGCCACCACGCTCGAAGCTTTGACCACTGCCGTTCCTTCCTTTTCAACCCCGGTTTGGGCCTGGGTGGTACAGATTTCGTATCGGGACGAGGTCTATGCCCAGTGTTTTCGGCTCGAATCCGGCACTGGGCCGCAACCGCTCACTGAACCAGTCGCCGGTCACAAAAATCAGATTGCCGAGATCGTAACCGTGTTTCTCCGAACCCCTCCGACATTTGCCGCTGCGGGGTTTTTTACCGGAGATGCGATTCCCACCTTGTCTGGCCGCCTGCAATCTGAAGCTGACAAGCAGCACGTTCAATTTTTTCCACTTGACCAGGCTTCTCAAATGAATTACCTGATTGAATCAGGCGGTTGGTATTGTATTCAATCTCCAACCTTTCTGGCACCAACGGCAGCGAGGCTTTTTCTCAATCGCTGGCGGGAGGGAAAACAGATTGGAGCCCACGAAATCGACGCCTGCTATGTTCGTCCGTCTGAAGCCGAACTCAAATTGATCCAGCCAGTCGAAAGTCAGGCGTGA
- the atpG gene encoding ATP synthase F1 subunit gamma, translated as MPNLQGVRRRIKAVRSMRQITKAMKLVSTSRLKRAQDRVTAARPYSRKMTEVLENLASRTTGFSSPLLEQRTGNRVLLVLVTGDKGLCGAFNTNLIRAANLFIRENPDAHIELVAIGRKGRDFFRRRNIKIRKEYIGITAKAVTYEIAAEIAHEVVEMFSGSSTETLEEAAEKTEFETPDKVVLIYNEFKSVIQQVVRTEQLLPIGRFTETTDEGQGGSDSSTDYLYEQPPAEIFTRLLPRYIETQMFQALLESVASEHGSRMTAMDSASKNATEVINKLTLNMNRIRQAAITNDIIEVVSGAAAL; from the coding sequence ATGCCAAATTTACAGGGTGTCAGGCGACGAATTAAGGCGGTGCGCAGCATGCGCCAGATCACCAAAGCGATGAAACTGGTGTCTACCTCGCGCTTGAAACGTGCGCAGGATCGAGTAACCGCAGCGCGCCCATACTCCAGGAAAATGACCGAAGTGCTTGAAAATCTGGCTTCACGGACCACCGGGTTTTCGAGTCCACTGTTAGAACAACGCACCGGAAACCGGGTCTTGCTGGTCCTGGTGACTGGCGATAAAGGGTTATGCGGTGCGTTTAACACCAACCTGATCCGGGCGGCCAACCTCTTCATCCGTGAAAATCCGGATGCCCACATCGAACTGGTGGCCATCGGACGCAAAGGCCGGGATTTCTTCCGGCGACGCAACATCAAAATTCGCAAGGAATATATCGGCATCACAGCCAAAGCGGTCACGTATGAGATTGCTGCCGAGATTGCCCACGAAGTAGTCGAGATGTTTAGTGGCAGTTCAACCGAAACGCTTGAAGAAGCGGCTGAAAAAACCGAATTTGAAACTCCAGATAAAGTCGTTCTGATTTATAATGAGTTCAAATCCGTCATTCAGCAGGTTGTTCGAACCGAACAACTCCTGCCAATCGGACGCTTTACCGAAACGACCGATGAGGGGCAAGGAGGTTCGGATTCAAGCACTGACTATCTCTATGAGCAGCCACCAGCCGAAATTTTCACCCGGCTGCTTCCCCGCTACATTGAAACCCAGATGTTTCAGGCCCTGCTTGAATCAGTGGCATCCGAACATGGTTCCCGGATGACCGCCATGGACTCCGCCAGCAAGAACGCCACCGAGGTGATTAACAAGCTGACGCTGAACATGAACCGCATCCGTCAGGCAGCCATCACCAACGACATCATCGAAGTGGTCAGCGGCGCGGCAGCACTTTAG
- a CDS encoding LOG family protein, whose amino-acid sequence MSKDQSKRPLPLKAYKNLDFLNSNSARVLRILSEYLEPESRFRHYKVKDTIVFFGSARIRPSEEVEKELKNDGLEDGYRDKLDRALEMGRYYDDAVELARLLTEWSKSLKERQRRFLICSGGGPGIMEAANRGAALAHGKSIGLNISLPFEQAPNPFISNELSFEFHYFFMRKFWFIYLSKALVIFPGGFGTLDELLEVLTLIQTKKLRRPIPIVIYGEQYWREVLNFDALEKWGMINQEDLNLFRFADTPQTAFEYLRDQLQMFYGEEAEASPFNE is encoded by the coding sequence ATGTCCAAAGATCAATCGAAGCGCCCGCTTCCGCTCAAAGCCTATAAAAACCTGGATTTTTTAAATAGCAACAGCGCCCGAGTGTTGCGGATTCTGAGCGAATATCTGGAGCCGGAATCGAGATTCCGCCATTACAAGGTCAAAGACACCATCGTCTTTTTTGGTTCAGCCCGGATTCGCCCGAGTGAAGAAGTCGAGAAAGAATTGAAAAATGATGGGCTTGAGGATGGTTACCGGGACAAACTGGACCGGGCACTGGAAATGGGGCGTTATTATGATGATGCAGTTGAACTTGCCCGGTTATTGACCGAGTGGTCAAAAAGCCTCAAAGAACGCCAGCGACGGTTTTTGATTTGTTCTGGAGGCGGTCCGGGCATTATGGAGGCTGCCAATCGAGGTGCCGCACTGGCACACGGCAAGTCAATCGGCCTCAATATCAGCCTTCCATTTGAGCAAGCTCCGAACCCATTTATTTCAAATGAGTTGAGTTTTGAGTTTCACTACTTTTTCATGCGCAAGTTTTGGTTTATCTACCTGTCAAAAGCGCTGGTGATTTTTCCAGGCGGCTTTGGAACGTTAGACGAACTCCTTGAAGTCCTGACCCTGATTCAAACCAAAAAACTGCGCCGCCCAATTCCGATTGTGATTTATGGCGAGCAGTACTGGCGCGAAGTTTTGAATTTTGACGCCCTTGAAAAGTGGGGAATGATCAATCAAGAGGATCTGAATCTGTTTCGTTTTGCCGATACGCCGCAAACGGCCTTTGAATATCTCCGGGATCAATTGCAGATGTTCTATGGCGAAGAGGCCGAAGCTTCACCTTTTAACGAATAA
- a CDS encoding 6-phosphofructokinase — translation MTGGGDAPGLNAALRAVVRRAMQAHLRVLGIHHGWKGLIQGKVEPLTRYSISGILPRGGTILGTSRVNPLESDESLQRIQETWRRFGLDALITIGGDGTLSAALRMWRDQGYPIVGIPKTIDNDVRGTDFTLGFDTAVSIATEAIDRLHSTAESHDRVMVVEVMGRHAGWIAATSAIAGGADMVLVPEYPFRISRICEIINQRKSLGRFFSIIVVAEDAHPHPDENFLSEQDAQEVFEHTRLGGIGSLLGKKIEELTGIVTRVTVLGFVQRGGGPTAFDRMLASRMGVKAVDMVLNREFGSMTAIQGTHMVSVPLEHAVSGIKLLDDSIYRDCEVFFG, via the coding sequence ATGACAGGCGGTGGCGATGCACCGGGACTGAATGCAGCATTACGGGCAGTTGTTCGCCGGGCCATGCAGGCCCACCTGCGGGTGCTCGGTATCCATCACGGTTGGAAGGGTTTGATCCAGGGTAAGGTTGAACCCCTTACACGCTATTCAATTTCAGGTATTCTCCCACGGGGTGGAACGATTCTGGGAACGTCACGCGTCAACCCACTTGAATCGGATGAATCGCTGCAGCGTATCCAGGAAACCTGGCGGCGGTTTGGACTTGATGCCCTGATTACAATTGGAGGCGATGGCACACTCAGTGCCGCGTTGCGCATGTGGCGTGATCAAGGCTACCCAATCGTCGGAATCCCAAAAACGATTGATAATGATGTGCGTGGCACCGACTTTACCCTTGGCTTTGATACCGCCGTGTCAATCGCCACCGAAGCCATTGACCGATTACACAGCACGGCTGAATCCCACGACCGGGTAATGGTGGTCGAAGTTATGGGCCGTCATGCTGGTTGGATTGCGGCCACTTCAGCCATTGCCGGGGGTGCCGACATGGTGCTCGTACCGGAATACCCGTTCCGGATTTCCCGAATCTGCGAAATCATCAACCAGCGCAAATCACTCGGGCGCTTTTTTTCAATCATCGTGGTGGCGGAGGATGCTCACCCGCATCCGGATGAAAATTTTCTCTCTGAACAAGATGCCCAGGAGGTATTTGAACATACCCGACTGGGCGGGATTGGCTCACTGCTTGGAAAAAAAATCGAGGAATTGACCGGGATTGTTACCCGAGTCACGGTGCTGGGATTTGTCCAACGTGGAGGCGGGCCAACCGCGTTTGACCGGATGCTGGCCTCACGCATGGGGGTCAAAGCTGTGGATATGGTGCTCAACCGTGAATTCGGCTCCATGACGGCCATCCAGGGAACACATATGGTCTCAGTTCCACTCGAACATGCGGTCTCGGGTATCAAGCTCCTGGATGACAGTATTTACCGCGATTGTGAAGTCTTTTTCGGTTAG